In the Bordetella genomosp. 10 genome, one interval contains:
- a CDS encoding type II toxin-antitoxin system HipA family toxin, with the protein MNIKALGISIGRQRIGVLFQYREPGRDDAQVITRFVADDAFVRLPDPPVVSLAYLSENRAQQAAFWRDITATPFNGRYSNRNGWLLPAFFQNLLPEGVFRDHVAALRHCAPTDNFEMLAACGEDLPGNVHAFPVALSHDEIARYITQDQDALEMSVMEAPMEDGVSLSGVQPKVAVIKEGERYVGRTRDADTHIIAKLPVVGQPMMPELEHLSLQLAAAAGVSVCETYLEPLEKLAVQHGYDLGDADGKTHFLAVVRYDRIPGGGRIHCEDFAQILGQMPEDKYGGGQPGSGPLTYLDIAAVLFAFDSLGEAAVHELLRRLVVNEMLGNPDMHLKNVGLRYPDGRTPEFPPAYDMVAYAAFNRNVGHGLMIVPPDLLPGRHAAPDAPKAKQQLSPVLVRAFCGALGIPEKPAAKAIADSVRKACLSWPAMIAAAGITCQQKKKLLAHFEAHPMVASLARRGKLKA; encoded by the coding sequence GTGAACATCAAGGCCCTGGGCATTTCGATAGGCCGGCAGCGTATCGGCGTGCTCTTCCAGTACCGCGAGCCTGGCCGGGACGACGCGCAGGTCATTACCCGCTTCGTGGCCGACGACGCCTTCGTCCGGCTGCCCGATCCGCCCGTCGTCTCGCTGGCCTACCTGTCGGAAAATCGCGCGCAGCAGGCGGCCTTCTGGCGCGACATCACGGCCACGCCGTTCAACGGCCGCTACTCGAACCGGAACGGCTGGCTGCTGCCGGCCTTCTTCCAGAATCTCCTGCCCGAGGGCGTCTTCCGCGATCACGTCGCCGCGTTGCGCCACTGCGCGCCGACCGACAACTTCGAAATGCTGGCGGCCTGCGGCGAGGACTTGCCGGGCAACGTGCATGCCTTCCCCGTCGCCCTGTCCCATGACGAGATTGCCCGCTACATCACCCAGGACCAGGACGCGCTGGAGATGTCGGTCATGGAAGCGCCGATGGAGGACGGCGTTTCGCTGTCCGGCGTGCAGCCCAAGGTGGCGGTGATCAAGGAGGGCGAGCGCTACGTGGGCCGCACCAGGGATGCGGATACCCACATCATCGCCAAGCTGCCGGTGGTGGGACAGCCCATGATGCCGGAGCTGGAGCACCTGTCGCTGCAACTGGCCGCCGCCGCCGGGGTGAGCGTCTGCGAGACCTACCTGGAGCCCCTGGAAAAACTGGCGGTCCAGCATGGCTACGACCTGGGCGACGCCGACGGCAAGACCCATTTCCTGGCGGTCGTGCGCTACGACCGCATTCCCGGCGGCGGCCGGATCCACTGCGAGGACTTCGCGCAGATACTGGGCCAGATGCCGGAGGACAAATACGGCGGCGGCCAGCCCGGGAGCGGTCCCTTGACCTACCTGGATATCGCGGCGGTGTTGTTCGCCTTCGACTCGCTGGGCGAGGCGGCCGTGCACGAATTGCTGCGCCGCCTCGTCGTCAACGAGATGCTGGGCAATCCGGACATGCATCTGAAAAACGTCGGCTTGCGCTACCCGGACGGCCGCACGCCGGAGTTTCCCCCGGCCTACGACATGGTTGCCTATGCCGCGTTCAACCGCAACGTCGGCCATGGATTGATGATCGTACCGCCGGACCTCCTGCCCGGCCGCCATGCCGCGCCGGACGCGCCGAAGGCGAAGCAGCAACTCTCTCCCGTACTCGTGCGCGCCTTCTGCGGCGCCCTGGGCATTCCGGAGAAACCCGCGGCCAAGGCCATCGCGGATAGCGT
- a CDS encoding helix-turn-helix transcriptional regulator, with protein sequence MKKYYFNAMKTHAEIAEALREAIKQRGLTQAQLRKEAGLSQRTLTKVLSGKEDFKLSTLFALADRLGLTLLLAPRQVAPAVAAGPVTEPAVQSRVSRALQRVDARKQGANT encoded by the coding sequence TTGAAAAAATACTACTTCAATGCCATGAAAACGCATGCTGAAATCGCGGAGGCGCTCAGGGAGGCGATAAAACAGCGCGGCCTTACCCAGGCGCAGCTCAGGAAAGAGGCCGGACTCTCCCAGCGCACGCTGACCAAGGTGTTGAGCGGCAAGGAAGATTTCAAGCTGAGCACGCTGTTCGCGCTGGCGGACCGGTTGGGGCTGACGCTGTTGCTGGCGCCCCGGCAGGTGGCGCCGGCCGTGGCCGCCGGCCCCGTGACCGAACCGGCGGTCCAGTCGCGCGTCTCCCGCGCCTTGCAGCGGGTGGACGCGCGCAAGCAGGGGGCGAATACGTGA
- a CDS encoding sensor domain-containing protein has product MKVVAKDVLASCMELLLDAVFLVDAAGMIVYVSPACKSILGYAPEEMIGRQMIDFLAEADRDRTVAESAVVMSGLPRIGFENRYVHKNGHGVDIMWSARWSDEHRLRIGVARDVSARKQAEATQRATYAISQAAHDAVDVGALSRGIHDTLASLFTVDAMIVAVRDGEPGAWRAAYRYGADPRVPDLDWVHAQAMAAEAVASRQAQWHPARTLLPVPLSDAAACDEDRRVDSQDAAPGLVWGVLPMLTAQKAVGALMICSPARAIETEAARRLLFFVCEQAALAIERKQLMEELHTAARFEELTGLPNRRSFREFTTAALRRADQEQSRIAVLFVDIDGFKHVNDSFGHMVGDALLGELAGRMRRYFDGSGFVARLAGDEFVAVIQDKDAIAGIDAIVARLRDAMAQSLLLQDMDFRVRVSMGAAIYPDDAASLGELMQLADKRMYIDKSAAGHKAS; this is encoded by the coding sequence ATGAAAGTCGTGGCAAAGGATGTGTTGGCGAGTTGCATGGAGCTGTTGCTCGACGCCGTGTTCCTGGTGGATGCGGCGGGCATGATCGTGTACGTCAGTCCCGCCTGCAAATCCATCCTGGGCTACGCGCCGGAGGAAATGATAGGCAGGCAGATGATCGATTTCCTGGCCGAGGCGGACAGGGATCGCACGGTCGCGGAGTCCGCCGTGGTCATGTCGGGCCTGCCGCGCATCGGATTCGAGAACCGCTACGTTCACAAGAACGGCCACGGCGTCGACATCATGTGGTCGGCGCGCTGGTCCGACGAGCATCGTCTGCGCATCGGGGTGGCCCGCGATGTGTCCGCCCGCAAGCAGGCCGAGGCCACGCAGCGGGCCACGTATGCGATTTCGCAGGCGGCGCACGATGCCGTCGACGTGGGCGCCCTGAGCCGTGGGATCCATGACACGCTCGCTTCGCTTTTCACCGTCGATGCGATGATCGTCGCCGTGCGCGACGGCGAACCCGGCGCCTGGCGCGCCGCCTACCGGTATGGCGCCGATCCGCGCGTGCCTGATCTGGACTGGGTCCACGCGCAGGCCATGGCCGCCGAGGCCGTGGCATCGCGGCAAGCGCAGTGGCACCCGGCCCGGACCCTGCTGCCCGTCCCGCTGTCCGATGCCGCCGCGTGCGACGAAGACCGCCGTGTCGATTCCCAGGATGCCGCGCCGGGGCTCGTTTGGGGCGTCTTGCCGATGCTGACGGCGCAGAAAGCGGTGGGCGCCCTGATGATCTGCAGTCCGGCGCGCGCGATTGAAACGGAGGCGGCGCGGCGGCTGCTTTTCTTCGTCTGCGAGCAGGCGGCGCTGGCGATCGAGCGCAAGCAGCTCATGGAAGAGTTGCACACGGCCGCGCGTTTCGAAGAGTTGACCGGCCTGCCGAATCGCCGCAGTTTTCGCGAGTTCACCACGGCGGCCCTGCGGCGCGCCGATCAGGAACAGAGCAGGATCGCCGTATTGTTCGTCGACATCGACGGCTTCAAGCACGTGAACGATTCCTTCGGCCACATGGTGGGCGACGCCCTGCTTGGGGAGCTGGCGGGCCGTATGCGCCGCTACTTCGACGGCAGCGGTTTCGTGGCGCGCCTTGCCGGCGATGAATTCGTGGCGGTTATCCAGGACAAGGACGCCATCGCCGGCATCGACGCCATCGTCGCGCGGCTGCGGGACGCCATGGCGCAGTCCCTTTTGCTGCAAGACATGGATTTCCGCGTCCGGGTGAGCATGGGCGCCGCGATCTACCCCGACGACGCCGCGTCGCTGGGCGAACTCATGCAGCTTGCCGACAAACGTATGTACATCGACAAATCCGCGGCGGGCCATAAAGCGTCGTGA
- a CDS encoding acyl-CoA dehydrogenase produces MTTDLLVHRDDLDFLLYDMLDSEDLARRPRYADHGRETFDAAIDAAHRLAGEYFAPHNRLSDENEPRFDGKTVKTLPAVGAAVRAFAKGGFLAATHDYELGGMQLPVTISQSCLALFRAANVGSSAYCFLTAANANLIRAFGSEDQKRRFLPSLLDGRWLGTMALTEPEAGSSVPDLRTTATPLPDGRYAIKGQKIFISGGDHDISENIVHLVLARMAGAPAGAKGLSLFIVPKRRVDAEGAAGESNDVALAGLIHKMGYRGTTSTLLAFGENDACIGELVGAPGQGLRCMFHMMNEARIGVGMGATMLAYTGYRHALAYARERRQGRLPGNADPASPPVAIAEHADVRRMLLTQKCYVEGALSLCLYAARLADDEKTHPDASQREEAALLLPLLIPIVKSWPARYGLAANDLAIQVHGGYGYTREYPVEQFYRDNRLNALHEGTHGIQALDLLNRKVGMKDGQPLARLHARVLATAEQARASGDPGLAARAAELEHAWQALRETTEVLRAATLADPVQGSANAAYYLDLFGHHVIAWLWLWQAVTAKAQLPARPHLEGFYRGKLSACDWFFQTELALAAPVHTLLRGVERHALRTEIDWL; encoded by the coding sequence ATGACGACCGACCTGCTTGTCCATCGCGACGACCTGGATTTCCTCCTGTACGACATGCTGGACAGCGAGGACTTGGCGCGGCGTCCGCGCTATGCCGATCACGGCCGCGAGACCTTCGACGCCGCCATCGACGCGGCCCATCGCTTGGCCGGCGAATACTTCGCCCCCCACAACCGGCTTTCCGACGAAAACGAACCCCGCTTCGACGGCAAGACGGTCAAGACGCTGCCCGCCGTCGGCGCGGCGGTGCGGGCTTTCGCCAAGGGCGGCTTCCTGGCGGCCACGCACGATTACGAATTGGGCGGCATGCAGTTGCCGGTGACGATTTCACAGTCCTGCCTGGCGCTGTTCCGCGCGGCGAACGTGGGCAGCTCGGCCTATTGTTTCCTGACCGCCGCCAATGCGAACCTGATCCGCGCCTTCGGCAGCGAGGACCAGAAACGGCGCTTTCTGCCGTCCCTGCTGGACGGCCGCTGGCTGGGCACCATGGCCTTGACCGAACCGGAGGCCGGTTCGTCCGTGCCCGACCTGCGCACGACCGCCACGCCGCTGCCCGATGGCCGCTACGCCATCAAGGGCCAGAAGATCTTCATCTCGGGCGGCGACCACGACATCAGCGAGAACATCGTGCATCTGGTGTTGGCCAGGATGGCCGGCGCGCCCGCCGGCGCCAAGGGCCTGTCCCTGTTCATCGTGCCCAAGCGGCGCGTCGACGCCGAGGGGGCCGCGGGCGAATCGAACGACGTGGCGCTGGCCGGACTGATACACAAGATGGGTTATCGCGGCACGACATCCACCCTGTTGGCTTTCGGCGAGAACGACGCCTGCATCGGCGAGCTGGTGGGAGCGCCGGGGCAAGGCCTGCGCTGCATGTTCCACATGATGAACGAGGCGCGCATCGGCGTCGGCATGGGGGCCACCATGCTCGCCTATACCGGCTACCGTCATGCGCTGGCCTATGCCAGGGAGCGCCGGCAGGGCCGCCTGCCCGGCAACGCCGATCCGGCCAGCCCGCCGGTGGCGATCGCCGAACACGCCGACGTGCGGCGCATGCTGCTGACGCAGAAGTGCTACGTGGAAGGCGCGCTGTCGCTCTGCCTTTATGCGGCGCGCCTCGCCGACGATGAGAAGACCCATCCCGACGCGTCGCAACGCGAGGAAGCGGCCTTGCTGCTTCCGCTGCTGATTCCCATCGTCAAGTCCTGGCCCGCGCGCTATGGGCTGGCGGCCAACGACCTGGCCATCCAGGTGCACGGCGGCTATGGCTATACGCGCGAATATCCGGTGGAGCAGTTCTATCGCGACAACCGGCTCAATGCGCTGCACGAAGGCACGCACGGCATCCAGGCGCTGGACCTGCTCAATCGCAAGGTCGGCATGAAGGACGGCCAGCCGTTGGCGCGCCTGCATGCGCGCGTGCTCGCCACCGCGGAACAGGCCAGGGCCAGCGGCGATCCCGGCCTGGCCGCGCGCGCCGCCGAGTTGGAGCATGCCTGGCAGGCCCTGCGCGAAACCACGGAAGTCCTGCGGGCGGCCACCCTGGCGGACCCGGTCCAAGGCAGCGCCAATGCGGCCTATTACCTGGACTTGTTCGGCCATCACGTCATTGCCTGGCTATGGCTGTGGCAGGCCGTGACGGCCAAGGCGCAACTGCCGGCGCGGCCGCATCTGGAGGGCTTCTACCGCGGCAAATTGTCCGCATGCGATTGGTTCTTTCAAACCGAGCTGGCGCTGGCGGCGCCGGTGCATACGCTCCTGCGCGGCGTCGAGCGGCATGCCTTGCGGACCGAGATCGATTGGCTGTAG
- a CDS encoding tripartite tricarboxylate transporter substrate binding protein — protein MKLGSILPLVGLMAGILPAVASAQADYPSKPITIIVPYAPGGTTDVMARALATSLSRQLKQSVIVENKPGVAGAMGVVEMKSAKPDGYMLTMTPVGIFRQPYVQPVPYDPIRDVTYIAAFLTYDFAVTVKADSPFKTVKELVDYAKKHPNEVDYSTPGRYTGNQVVLAMLAKNQGVDFNHIPYKGDSDATNALLGGHVKAAVVTNSILPHFKSGSVRLLALAGEARNPDFPGVPTLKELGYDVVVPSPLGIAGPAKLPAPIVEKLDLAVKAALEDPDVKNAAKNFGVRTYYLNHDDYAAFAKKDFASEKDLISNLGL, from the coding sequence ATGAAATTGGGAAGCATCCTGCCCCTGGTCGGCCTGATGGCGGGCATCCTGCCGGCCGTGGCGTCGGCACAGGCCGACTACCCCAGCAAGCCCATCACCATCATCGTTCCCTACGCCCCCGGCGGCACCACCGACGTCATGGCGCGGGCCCTGGCCACCAGCCTGTCGCGCCAGCTCAAGCAAAGCGTCATCGTCGAGAACAAACCCGGCGTCGCGGGCGCCATGGGCGTGGTCGAGATGAAGTCCGCCAAGCCCGACGGCTACATGCTGACGATGACGCCCGTGGGCATCTTCCGCCAGCCCTACGTGCAGCCCGTGCCCTACGATCCCATCCGCGACGTGACCTACATCGCGGCCTTCCTGACCTACGACTTCGCGGTGACCGTCAAGGCCGACTCGCCGTTCAAGACGGTGAAGGAACTGGTCGACTATGCGAAGAAGCACCCCAACGAAGTCGACTACAGCACGCCCGGGCGATACACCGGCAACCAGGTGGTGCTGGCCATGCTGGCGAAAAACCAGGGCGTCGACTTCAACCACATCCCGTACAAGGGCGATTCGGACGCCACCAATGCGCTGCTGGGCGGCCACGTAAAGGCCGCGGTGGTCACCAACAGCATCCTGCCGCACTTCAAGTCCGGCTCGGTGCGCCTGCTGGCCCTGGCGGGCGAGGCCCGCAACCCAGACTTCCCCGGCGTGCCCACGCTCAAGGAGCTGGGCTATGACGTGGTGGTGCCCTCGCCGCTGGGCATCGCGGGTCCGGCGAAGCTGCCGGCGCCCATCGTCGAAAAACTGGACCTGGCCGTCAAGGCCGCCCTCGAAGACCCGGACGTGAAGAACGCGGCCAAGAACTTCGGGGTGCGCACCTATTACCTCAACCACGATGATTACGCCGCGTTCGCCAAGAAAGACTTCGCGAGCGAGAAAGACCTGATCTCCAATCTGGGTCTGTAA
- a CDS encoding IclR family transcriptional regulator — protein MQADTASSGKTKEAEDRHFVTALARGLDILACFRAGDVALGNLELARSCNLPKSTVSRLTATLARLNYLTLDEGTGRYRLGVATMALGAGMLAKLDVRQIAKPGMQRLADACQGTVALGVRDRFSMLYVEACRSQAALTLNLNVGSHVPIAVTAMGRVYLVEAGEAERREIVERARELDERAAQAIVRGLEQAQEDYATLGCTRCFGDWNPDVHSIAVGLRLNGQFSIMGLNFGGPASRMSPDFLLNEVRPRLIELAAEIREMTGSR, from the coding sequence ATGCAAGCAGACACCGCCTCTTCCGGCAAAACCAAAGAGGCGGAAGACCGCCACTTCGTCACGGCGCTCGCGCGCGGCCTGGACATCCTGGCTTGTTTCCGGGCCGGCGACGTGGCGCTCGGCAACCTGGAGCTCGCGCGTAGCTGCAACCTGCCCAAGTCCACGGTCTCGCGCCTGACCGCCACGCTGGCCAGGTTGAATTACCTGACCCTGGACGAAGGAACGGGCCGCTACCGGCTGGGCGTCGCCACCATGGCGCTGGGGGCGGGCATGCTGGCCAAGCTGGACGTGCGGCAGATCGCCAAGCCCGGCATGCAGCGCCTGGCCGATGCCTGCCAGGGCACGGTGGCCCTGGGGGTGCGCGACCGGTTCTCCATGCTGTACGTGGAGGCCTGCCGCAGCCAGGCGGCCCTGACCCTGAACCTCAACGTCGGCTCCCACGTGCCGATCGCCGTGACGGCCATGGGCCGCGTCTACCTCGTCGAGGCCGGCGAGGCCGAACGGCGCGAGATCGTCGAGCGGGCCCGCGAGCTGGACGAGCGCGCCGCCCAGGCCATCGTGCGCGGGCTGGAGCAGGCCCAGGAGGACTACGCCACGCTGGGCTGCACGCGCTGCTTCGGCGACTGGAATCCGGACGTCCACAGCATCGCGGTCGGCCTGCGCCTGAACGGCCAGTTCTCGATCATGGGCCTGAACTTCGGCGGGCCGGCCTCGCGCATGTCGCCGGACTTCCTGCTGAACGAAGTGCGGCCGCGCTTGATCGAGCTCGCGGCCGAAATCCGCGAAATGACCGGCAGCCGCTGA
- a CDS encoding 3-hydroxyacyl-CoA dehydrogenase NAD-binding domain-containing protein, producing MTYVNYAVADGVARIVFQNPPVNSLGHGLRLALMQALDQAEANPAVQAVVIGGSERAFSGGADITEFGTPKSGRHPTLRDIVDALDAYGKPVVAAIDGVCLGGGLELAMGAHYRVAAARATLGLPEVKLGLLPGGGGTQRLPRLMGLERGLDMVVNGRQAKAAALADTALLDRVVETPVLDAAVEFARECVASGGAIKRARDIGIAEPDAEAFLQVARRNVATANKHFPAPAACLEAVAGCLLPFDEGLRKERQLFVQLMNSPESAALRHVFAAERAAAKVPGVTAETARRDIRRVGVVGAGTMGGGISMNFLNAGIPVVLLEAEAAALERGVGIIRRNYENTMKKGRLTQAQVDERMGLLSTTLRYEDLADADLVIEAVFEDMDVKAKVFRALDAALKPGAILATNTSTLDVNAIAGFVQRPQDVVGLHFFSPANVMKLLEIVRADRTSDEVLATALSLAKAIGKQPVVSGVCDGFIGNRMLNGYRAAAEELLLYGASPAQIDRALENFGFAMGPYRMGDLAGLDIGWAIRKRRQAENPGQDFSSVADRICEAGRFGQKTGAGWYRYEAGNRTPLEDPAVTRILADFRQEKGISPRPFTPEEIVARCVYALVNEGARILEEGIALRASDIDVVYLNGYGFPAHRGGPMHYAQQVGLYNVVRAMHRYARLSDKAAAFWQPAPLLAKHAESGVPLA from the coding sequence ATGACCTACGTGAACTACGCGGTCGCCGACGGCGTCGCCCGCATCGTCTTCCAGAATCCGCCCGTCAACAGCCTGGGCCATGGCCTGCGCCTGGCCCTCATGCAGGCGCTGGACCAGGCCGAGGCGAACCCCGCCGTCCAGGCCGTCGTCATCGGCGGCTCCGAGCGCGCCTTCTCCGGCGGCGCCGACATCACCGAATTCGGCACGCCCAAATCGGGCCGGCATCCCACCTTGCGCGACATCGTCGACGCCCTGGATGCCTACGGCAAGCCGGTAGTCGCCGCGATCGACGGCGTCTGCCTGGGCGGCGGGCTGGAGCTCGCCATGGGCGCGCACTACCGCGTGGCCGCCGCGCGCGCCACCCTGGGCCTGCCCGAAGTCAAGCTGGGCCTGCTGCCCGGCGGCGGCGGAACGCAGCGCCTGCCTCGCCTGATGGGCCTGGAGCGCGGCCTGGACATGGTCGTCAACGGCCGCCAGGCCAAGGCCGCCGCGCTGGCGGACACGGCCCTGCTCGACCGCGTGGTGGAAACCCCGGTCCTCGACGCCGCCGTCGAATTCGCGCGGGAATGCGTCGCGTCCGGCGGCGCCATCAAGCGCGCGCGCGACATCGGGATCGCCGAGCCCGACGCCGAGGCCTTCCTGCAAGTGGCGCGCCGCAACGTCGCCACCGCCAACAAGCATTTCCCCGCGCCCGCCGCGTGCCTGGAGGCCGTCGCCGGTTGCCTGCTGCCCTTCGACGAAGGGCTCAGGAAAGAGCGCCAGTTGTTCGTCCAGTTGATGAACTCGCCCGAATCGGCCGCGCTGCGCCACGTCTTCGCCGCGGAACGCGCCGCGGCCAAGGTGCCGGGCGTCACGGCCGAGACGGCGCGGCGCGACATACGCCGCGTCGGCGTCGTCGGCGCCGGCACCATGGGCGGCGGCATCAGCATGAACTTCCTGAACGCCGGCATCCCGGTGGTCCTGCTGGAAGCGGAGGCGGCCGCGCTCGAACGCGGCGTGGGCATCATCCGCCGCAACTATGAGAACACCATGAAGAAGGGGCGCCTGACCCAGGCGCAGGTGGACGAACGCATGGGCCTGCTGAGCACCACGCTCAGGTATGAAGACCTGGCCGATGCGGACTTGGTCATCGAAGCCGTATTCGAGGACATGGACGTGAAGGCCAAGGTCTTCCGCGCGCTGGACGCGGCGCTCAAGCCCGGCGCCATCCTGGCCACCAACACCTCCACGCTGGACGTCAACGCCATCGCCGGCTTCGTCCAGCGGCCCCAGGACGTGGTGGGCCTGCATTTCTTCAGTCCGGCGAACGTGATGAAGCTGCTGGAAATCGTGCGCGCCGACCGCACCTCGGACGAGGTGCTGGCGACGGCGCTGAGCCTGGCCAAGGCCATCGGCAAGCAGCCCGTGGTTTCCGGCGTGTGCGACGGCTTCATCGGCAACCGAATGCTGAACGGCTACCGCGCGGCCGCCGAGGAATTGCTGCTATACGGCGCCTCGCCCGCGCAGATCGACCGCGCGCTGGAAAACTTCGGCTTCGCCATGGGCCCCTACCGCATGGGCGACCTCGCGGGCCTGGACATCGGCTGGGCCATCCGCAAGCGCCGCCAGGCCGAGAATCCCGGCCAGGATTTCTCCTCCGTGGCCGATCGCATCTGCGAAGCGGGACGCTTCGGCCAGAAGACCGGCGCGGGTTGGTATCGCTACGAGGCGGGCAACCGCACGCCGCTCGAGGATCCCGCGGTCACCCGCATCCTCGCCGACTTCCGGCAGGAAAAAGGCATTTCGCCGCGCCCGTTCACGCCGGAAGAAATCGTCGCGCGATGCGTGTACGCGCTGGTCAACGAGGGCGCCCGCATCCTGGAGGAAGGCATTGCGCTGCGCGCCTCCGACATCGACGTCGTCTACCTGAACGGCTATGGCTTCCCCGCGCATCGCGGCGGCCCCATGCACTACGCCCAGCAGGTCGGGCTCTACAACGTGGTGCGCGCCATGCATCGCTATGCCCGCCTTTCGGACAAGGCCGCGGCGTTCTGGCAACCCGCGCCGCTGCTGGCCAAACACGCCGAATCCGGCGTCCCCCTCGCCTGA